In Argiope bruennichi chromosome 4, qqArgBrue1.1, whole genome shotgun sequence, a single window of DNA contains:
- the LOC129965940 gene encoding zinc finger protein squeeze-like, giving the protein MASTPEQVVCTPTFVFPAAFPGFDPRTHLANFHAVGPAPTPTQIQFAEESGKHKNLARVSGIKVEAALTPELAACRNLLVAAASTSAAFPGIDPNKLPPPPPHPPNQDNKGEEKEKLWPCPSCKVPFKAASELQVHLSAHTKTEKTVPCDMCGKLFATSERVRIHVRSAHGEKSCACDICGSGFSYRCKLLDHMRTHTGDKPFQCDVCGRSFSQKNHLTRHSMIHTGERPYPCDFCGRGFYRKDKLTRHRRIHTGEKPYACLACGKAFYRRDKLTRHIKMHSGEKPFACPVCGKRFVEDRDLKRHKCSSRHTQNANNAAKIQAAQTSTGLLQLQQLHYQLQQHHLTHPGPPLQQAHSGPQHQQAHTQTTHQAHTQTTHQQAHTQTTHQQAHTQTTHQPHSQPQHQQAHTQTSTHSQQGHSQPPPEHQNQNQQGPQPHVQQQQQQQPPPQQQSQPPQHVQQQPHGQQQQPPPHMQQQQQSQPNTAPPTPQTSQPPTPQSQHPNQMQQTQQPAPPPPPQQQQQQPPPSQSQQHSQGMPPHHQQPPPPQQQQQQQQQQQQQQAPPPHHQPPPQQHQPPQSHHQMQHQNRHLPHQQSPSPPQIAHQSPHPSQQHPQGHPQHPTHHGPPIVPPHPFQALNLQT; this is encoded by the exons ATGGCTTCAACTCCTGAGCAAGTAGTGTGTACCCCAACCTTTGTTTTCCCCGCAGCTTTTCCag GTTTTGATCCACGGACTCACTTGGCAAATTTTCATGCTGTTGGACCAGCTCCTACTCCAACGCAAATACAGTTTGCTGAGGAATCAGGAAAGCATAAAAACCTTGCTAGGGTTTCAGGTATAAAAGTTGAAGCTGCTCTCACACCTGAACTTGCAGCTTGTCGAAATTTACTGGTAGCTGCAGCATCTACTTCGGCAGCTTTTCCTGGGATAGATCCTAATAAATTACCTCCTCCACCTCCTCATCCACCCAATCAAGATAATAAGggtgaagagaaagaaaaactgTGGCCTTGTCCATCTTGCAAGGTGCCCTTCAAAGCAGCATCTGAACTGCAAGTTCATCTTTCTGCGcacacaaaaactgaaaaaactgTACCATGTGATATGTGTGGTAAATTATTTGCAACCAGTGAACGTGTAAGAATTCATGTACGATCTGCTCACGGTGAAAAGTCTTGTGCCTGTGATATTTGTGGTAGTGGTTTTAGTTACAGGTGTAAATTACTGGATCACATGAGGACCCATACAGGTGATAAGCCTTTTCAGTGTGATGTTTGTGGGCGAAGTTTCTCTCAGAAGAATCATCTTACTCGACATTCCATGATTCATACTGGTGAGAGACCATACCCATGCGACTTCTGTGGTAGGGGTTTCTACAGGAAAGATAAACTCACACGTCACAGAAGGATACACACTGGTGAGAAACCTTATGCATGTCTAGCATGTGGAAAGGCATTTTATCGCCGAGACAAATTGACACGACATATAAAAATGCATAGTGGTGAAAAGCCCTTTGCATGTCCAGTTTGTGGAAAACGTTTTGTAGAAGATAGAGATTTAAAAAGACATAAATGTTCATCTCGACACACTCAGAATGCTAACAATGCAGCAAAAATACAGGCTGCGCAAACCAGTACAGGTTTACTACAGTTACAGCAGCTACATTATCAGCTGCAGCAACATCACCTTACTCATCCTGGACCACCCCTCCAACAAGCACATTCCGGACCTCAGCATCAACAAGCTCATACCCAAACAACTCATCAGGCCCACACCCAAACAACTCATCAACAAGCTCACACTCAGACAACACACCAGCAGGCTCATACTCAGACTACCCATCAACCACATTCCCAGCCGCAGCATCAACAAGCTCATACCCAAACTTCAACCCATTCCCAACAAGGCCATTCTCAGCCTCCACCTGAGCATCAAAACCAGAACCAACAAGGTCCTCAACCTCATGTgcagcaacagcaacaacaacaaccacCTCCACAACAACAGTCACAACCACCTCAGCATGTTCAGCAACAACCTCATGGACAACAGCAACAACCTCCCCCACAtatgcaacaacaacaacaatcacAACCTAATACTGCCCCTCCAACACCTCAGACTTCTCAGCCACCTACACCACAGTCCCAGCATCCGAATCAGATGCAACAAACTCAACAACCTGCTCCTCCTCCACCACCtcagcaacaacaacagcaaccaCCACCATCTCAGTCTCAGCAACATTCACAAGGTATGCCACCACATCATCAACAACCACCCCCTCCtcagcagcagcaacaacaacaacagcagcagcagcagcaacaaGCTCCTCCACCTCATCATCAGCCTCCTCCACAACAGCACCAACCTCCTCAGAGCCATCATCAAATGCAACACCAGAATAGGCATCTACCTCACCAGCAGTCCCCTTCTCCTCCACAAATTGCACACCAGTCTCCTCATCCATCGCAACAGCACCCTCAAGGACATCCTCAGCATCCAACCCATCATGGCCCTCCTATTGTGCCTCCTCATCCTTTTCAGGCATTGAACTTGCAAACCTGA